From Alteromonas australica, one genomic window encodes:
- a CDS encoding Arm DNA-binding domain-containing protein: MKSKGTASWIIRYQLFGKRRQYKIGGYGKGHEELLDLEDAIKFRIDCRQKLNDGLDPKLDF; the protein is encoded by the coding sequence TTGAAATCCAAAGGCACCGCCAGTTGGATCATCCGCTACCAATTATTTGGTAAACGCCGTCAGTACAAAATAGGCGGCTATGGTAAGGGACATGAAGAGCTGCTTGATCTTGAAGATGCCATCAAATTCAGAATTGATTGCCGACAAAAGCTTAATGATGGCCTCGATCCGAAACTAGACTTTTAA